Part of the Fibrobacter sp. genome, TCTTGTTGCGCACCAGGAAATTTCCCGGGCCCACACCCCACATGGGATCGGTGCGGATAATGTCCAAGGCCGTGGCCCAAGCACCCAGGCGCCCGAGCGAACTCATGTCCAGCTTGCCGCTCAGGAAGGTCATCATGCCCTGCTTCAAGAACAGGTCATCGGGCAAAAGCCGCCACACCACATAGGCGAAAGCGCAGAATGCCGCGAACGATATCGTGAAGTACACCAGAAAACGCATCACCTGGCGTTCGTACTTCAGGTAGAGCTTGCAAATAATCATCAGCACGCCGCAAAGGCCCATGCCCAAAATACCCATTCGGGTACCGCTGAACAGCACCACCACAAGCACGAGCAACGAGCCTATCCCAAGCGTCGTCCACTTGTAATTGCGCTCCAGCAGGCCGTTCACGAGCCAGATGGTCCAGGCCACCACGAGCATCACGGCAAAGTTCGTGGAGCTCAGGGCCGGCCCCTCGATACGCGGCGCCGAGGACACCACGCGCTCGACAAATCCCCAGCCGACCATGAAGGCGAGATGCGCGTTGAGTATCGTCTGCACCTTCGCCGAATCCCACTTGAACAGGGACGAACCCCAGAAAAACACGAAGCAGACCGCGTTGATATAGAAGAAGATGTACTCAATCGGGAACGGCTTCGTAAGGAGCACCAGGCCCATATGCCCGAAGACAAGCGCGACCGCCGCCAGGATAGGCTTGTCCATCCGCAGTTCCCGCCGGTTCAGCGCATAAAGCAAAAAGAGGATGACCGCCACCGGGATAAAGTACAGCGTAATCGTCATCCCGTCCAGCTGGAACCAATGCAGCGAAATAATCATGAGCAAGACGCTGGCCAGCGGCTTGTCCATGAAAAAAGCGAAGAAGAGGGACCAAAGAAGAAGGCAGAATGTTATCGCTCCGGTATAGTTGGTATCCGAGGATATCATAAAGAATCCCGTCACCAGAATGGATGCGATAACAAGCAGTGCCTTCGCTAGCTTCATTTGAACAGGGAGGTCTTTATCTGCAGCAGCTTTTCCCTGACTGGTTCTGAGTTCGGAATCTCGCCCGAGAGGAGGCCACGGAGAATGATGAACAGCAAGGTCAGGGTGAGCGATACGGCAAAGCCCGCGATAGCCCACTTAGCCCTCTTGGGACGTTCCTTCCAGTCCGGCAAGTAAGCGTCCTGGATAATCTGGATGACCGGCTGGGTCTTCAGTATCATGGCCTCGGTCTCCATGATTTCGATCGAGGCTGCCTCCAGCATGGTAGCATAGAGCTTCAAATCCGCCTGGCGCTGCTGCTCATACAGCATCTTGGAAACGGCCCAGCCGGAGTTGATATACATGGACTTGTCGGAAGGCTTGTAATTTTCGCTGTAAGAACCGCGCAGTTCCCTGAACTTCTGTTCCAGCAACTGGCGCTTCTTGCGCATTTCGTGGGCGTCGGCATTGTCCTTGCCGGACATGCGTTCCGAAAGTTTGAAGTTGTTTATCTGGCCCTCGTAGCCGCCCAGCACAGTCAGGGTCAATTCCATCTGGCTCTTCAGATCCACCAGGTTGTTGTCCCTGTAGAACTGCACCAGTTCCTGGCCGATGTTCCTCACGGAGTCCGTCAGTTCCCTCTGCGACTTCTTGAGATAATCCAGGGAATACTGGAGGTTCTCCCTCTGGAGCTTCAGGTACTTTTCGTTGGACTGCGCCACCATATACCGAACGATGTCGCGGGCCATCACCTTGTGCTTGGATTCCATCGCGCACGAAATCACGCCGGACTGGTCCTCGTCAATCTTGATGTCCTTGTCGAACTTCTTCAAAAGCAGTTCGTTGGACTCCTTCTTGTACATCGTGTCCAGGTGGAACTTGTGAATCGTGCTGAGCGCGATTTCACGCCCGGAAAGTATTTCCAGGTACAGGTCCGAAGGCTTCATCGCCTTGGAAGAAGAAAGGAAGGACGAAAGCCCCGACGCGCCGGAAGAAGTCAGCGACTTGTACGCCGTAGAGAGTGCGGACATGGGGGAACTGTCGCTAGAAGCATCAATCTTCAGGCGGATTTCCGTCTTGAAGACCGGAGGCAGAATCCATGCCAGGAAAAAGCAAAGCAACGCGATAATGAAGGGAATCGCGAAGAACTTCTTCTTTCTCAGGCAGTAGCAAAAGACGTCAAAGTACGACATAGGATTACTTATTACCAAACTGATAGATGACGATAGCCGTCGAGAACACGCTCAACAGCGATGCGAGGAATAGGGTGACATCCTTGACCGCTTCATAAACGGTACGCGGAATCTCGATATAGTCACCCGGCATAATCGTATCGTGGTAGGGATCGATGGAGAAGCTCTTCCCGTCGCGGATCACGCTCACGCGGCTCCAGGAACCCGTTATAATCGTAACGCCCGAAGCGCCGATGTAATCGATGGCATGGAAGTCCGGATTGTACAGCGCACGGCCCACCGCGGCAACGGCACCGCCCACATAAACCAGGGGCTCCTTCTGCCAGAGTTCAATCTTTGTGCGGGGCTCGAAAACCCTGTCGCGAATTTTCGAAATCTCGTAAGTTTCCACCTTGCCGTCAGGAGTGGTAACCTTCGCCCACCTATTGTCGCCAGCCGTAAACGTCTTCAGGTTGTCCAGGTATTCGCCAAACGTACGGCCTTCCACATGCGTTACGGTCTCGGAAACCTTGAGCGTACCGATGGTAATCGTCTGGTTCGATTTCGCGTAAGGTACGAAAATGACGTCATCGTTCTGAAGCTGAATATTGATGCTGTCGATGCCTTCCATTTCGTACTTGGTAAAGTCGATGTTCAGCGTATCCTTGTTGCGGATAAGCTTCATGTTCTTCTTGTCGGCAAGCGGCTTGAACCCGTTCACGTAGCCGATCATCGTACTCAGGCGCGTCTGCGGGTCGATGGCGCGGAATCCCGGAGCGTTCACGGCGCCGAGCACGGAGAC contains:
- a CDS encoding O-antigen ligase, with amino-acid sequence MKLAKALLVIASILVTGFFMISSDTNYTGAITFCLLLWSLFFAFFMDKPLASVLLMIISLHWFQLDGMTITLYFIPVAVILFLLYALNRRELRMDKPILAAVALVFGHMGLVLLTKPFPIEYIFFYINAVCFVFFWGSSLFKWDSAKVQTILNAHLAFMVGWGFVERVVSSAPRIEGPALSSTNFAVMLVVAWTIWLVNGLLERNYKWTTLGIGSLLVLVVVLFSGTRMGILGMGLCGVLMIICKLYLKYERQVMRFLVYFTISFAAFCAFAYVVWRLLPDDLFLKQGMMTFLSGKLDMSSLGRLGAWATALDIIRTDPMWGVGPGNFLVRNKMLLDSFSMIPVVEITPRLGHAHNVFLLVLSEQGFVGFAVLGSFCLVGLYYLLRCIRRYKSGLGLALLCGGIVTLFLGMFDVFPLFPSSLVWGAWYMSVLYSLRGYKGEPDAKLPETKEETQK
- a CDS encoding polysaccharide biosynthesis/export family protein → MLRFLFLILAFSVSAALAGESSFSVGAPQFQTQEAKFQRASTVQEPINLEGAIDSSYVVGPGDFFEILIPKGIDVVQVSPEGSVSVPGCGIVKVDSLPLNQAKAAILGLLLTKYEEKFVQVQIVKMKKVHVSVLGAVNAPGFRAIDPQTRLSTMIGYVNGFKPLADKKNMKLIRNKDTLNIDFTKYEMEGIDSINIQLQNDDVIFVPYAKSNQTITIGTLKVSETVTHVEGRTFGEYLDNLKTFTAGDNRWAKVTTPDGKVETYEISKIRDRVFEPRTKIELWQKEPLVYVGGAVAAVGRALYNPDFHAIDYIGASGVTIITGSWSRVSVIRDGKSFSIDPYHDTIMPGDYIEIPRTVYEAVKDVTLFLASLLSVFSTAIVIYQFGNK